A genomic segment from Octopus sinensis linkage group LG4, ASM634580v1, whole genome shotgun sequence encodes:
- the LOC115211140 gene encoding uncharacterized protein LOC115211140, which produces MERVFLFTVGLLASVQAIAPPPLINITYVQPSVSYIGQRMSFRHIYVTHDGNSHTYRPSQPSITITATSTVKAEAMRKAAHIVAHMIKYSPNEVFMGLTRSLGVGLFSPAEGPTIFPENSNLADYPECYNRCSGKCSVTCTFDGRKWQSIAGLTNTRACVLAENVMCSPGDPYGHSESILNHEFGHLVHRYVPQMWKNKIGAAYRNAYNRQLWKLGTYAMANAHEYFAEATEAFFLDSKRTDVTGGMNMCGTNRVCPNERSSREYLKRHDPALYETLVYAYTNGRPNMAMGLKICVD; this is translated from the exons gTGTTCAAGCAATCGCTCCGCCGCCACTAATCAATATTACCTATGTACAACCCAG TGTATCTTACATCGGACAGCGCATGTCCTTCCGCCACATTTACGTGACTCACGATGGGAATTCGCACACTTACAGACCTTCACAGCCCAGCATCACCATTACTGCAACGTCCACTGTCAAAGCAGAAGCCATGCGAAAG GCGGCTCATATTGTTGCTCATATGATCAAGTATTCACCAAATGAAGTCTTCATGGGTTTAACCAGATCACTCGGTGTCGGCCTCTTTAGTCCTGCTGAAGGACCAACTATTTTCCCCGAAAATTCTAATCTTGCAGATTATCCAGAATGCTACA ACAGATGTTCGGGTAAATGTTCAGTCACGTGTACCTTTGACGGTCGGAAATGGCAGTCCATCGCTGGGCTGACCAACACCAGGGCTTGTGTTCTTGCTGAAAATGTCATGTGTTCTCCAGGTGATCCATACGGTCATTCAGAAAGCATTTTGAACCATGAATTCGGACATCTTGTTCATAGATATGTGCCGCAAATGTGGAAAAATAAG ATTGGGGCTGCTTACAGAAATGCCTATAATAGACAACTGTGGAAACTCGGTACTTATGCTATGGCGAATGCCCATGAATACTTTGCAGAGGCAACAGAGGCTTTTTTCTTAGATTCCAAAAGGACGGACGTAACAGGCGGTATGAATAT GTGTGGTACCAACAGAGTGTGTCCTAATGAGAGAAGTTCACGGGAATACCTCAAGAGACATGATCCAGCACTCTACGAAACCTTGGTTTACGCTTACACAAACGGAAGACCAAACATGGCTATGGGACTGAAAATATGTGTTGATTAA